The Aedes aegypti strain LVP_AGWG chromosome 3, AaegL5.0 Primary Assembly, whole genome shotgun sequence genome contains a region encoding:
- the LOC5573974 gene encoding 60S acidic ribosomal protein P0, which produces MGREDKATWKANYFVKIVQLLDEYPKCFIVGADNVGSRQMQTIRISLRGTAVVLMGKNTMMRKAIRGHLEENSNLEKLLPHIKGNVGFVFTKGDLVEVRDKLMESKVRAPARAGAIAPLEVVIPAQNTGLGPEKTSFFQALSIPTKISKGTIEIINDVPILKPGDKVGASEATLLNMLNISPFSYGLQIEQVYDSGSIFSPDILDIKPEDLRAKFQAGVANLAAVSLEIGYPTLASVPHSIANGFRNLLAIAAVTEVEFKEAETVKEFIKDPSKFAAVAAPAASAAAAAPAAAAKEAPKEESESEDDDMGFGLFD; this is translated from the exons ATGGGTAGGGAGGACAAAGCTACCTGGAAAGCCAACTATTTCGTTAAGATCGTG CAACTGCTCGATGAGTACCCCAAGTGCTTCATCGTCGGTGCCGACAACGTCGGATCGCGCCAGATGCAGACCATCCGTATCTCGCTGCGTGGAACGGCCGTCGTCCTGATGGGCAAGAACACCATGATGCGCAAGGCTATCCGTGGCCATCTGGAGGAGAACTCGAACCTGGAGAAGCTGCTGCCACACATCAAGGGCAACGTTGGCTTCGTGTTCACCAAGGGTGATCTGGTTGAGGTCCGTGACAAGCTGATGGAAAGCAAGGTCCGTGCTCCGGCTCGTGCTGGTGCTATCGCTCCCCTGGAGGTCGTCATTCCGGCCCAAAACACCGGTCTTGGACCCGAGAAGACCTCTTTCTTCCAGGCTCTGTCCATCCCGACCAAGATTTCCAAGGGTACGATTGaaatcatcaacgatgtaccCATTCTGAAGCCAGGCGACAAAGTCGGTGCTTCCGAAGCCACCCTGCTCAACATGTTGAACATCTCTCCGTTCTCGTACGGTCTGCAGATTGAGCAGGTGTACGATTCCGGTTCGATCTTCTCCCCGGACATTCTGGACATCAAGCCGGAAGATCTCCGTGCCAAGTTCCAGGCTGGAGTTGCCAACTTGGCTGCCGTTTCGCTCGAGATTGGATACCCAACTCTGGCTTCCGTGCCGCACAGCATTGCCAACGGATTCCGCAACCTGTTGGCCATCGCTGCCGTCACCGAGGTTGAGTTCAAGGAAGCCGAAACCGTCAAGGAGTTCATCAAGGACCCAAGCAAGTTCGCTGCCGTTGCTGCCCCGGctgcttctgctgctgctgctgctccgGCCGCCGCTGCCAAGGAAGCCCCGAAGGAAGAGTCCGAATCCGAGGATGACGACATGGGCTTCGGTCTGTTCGATTAA